The Sphingobacterium bambusae genome includes a window with the following:
- a CDS encoding helix-turn-helix domain-containing protein, with amino-acid sequence MEDRDRTITIQAGQCAFVRRNHRLLMYKNNKGAEPYKGISLTFNRQTLRDFYSKLHAADLPQQVGPLEENVIRISPSPAITSLFQSLTPYFDENIRPTTGVAQLKLQEGIYALLNSSAHFFPVLFDFAEPWKIDILEFLNENYRDDLSLEQIAAYTGRSLATFKRDFKKISSLSPQKWLIKKRLETAYRHLQEEGRKIKDVYMEVGFKNQSHFSTVFKKQYGMAPTEVHAGWQQLEPLRNEI; translated from the coding sequence ATTGAAGATCGAGATCGCACCATCACTATCCAAGCCGGTCAATGCGCTTTCGTAAGAAGGAATCACCGCTTGCTGATGTATAAAAATAATAAGGGCGCGGAGCCCTACAAGGGAATATCACTGACCTTTAATCGGCAGACGCTGCGCGACTTTTACAGCAAGTTGCATGCGGCCGATCTTCCCCAACAGGTTGGCCCATTGGAAGAAAACGTAATTCGTATTTCCCCCAGCCCAGCTATTACCAGTCTTTTCCAATCGTTGACACCGTATTTCGATGAGAATATTCGGCCGACGACAGGCGTGGCACAACTAAAGCTACAAGAAGGCATATATGCCCTGTTGAATAGCTCGGCACATTTCTTCCCCGTTTTATTCGACTTTGCAGAGCCCTGGAAGATCGATATTTTGGAATTCCTGAACGAAAATTATCGGGACGATCTCAGCTTGGAACAAATTGCAGCCTACACGGGACGGAGCTTGGCGACTTTTAAACGCGATTTCAAAAAAATAAGCAGCCTAAGCCCGCAGAAATGGCTGATCAAAAAAAGATTGGAAACGGCCTATAGGCACCTGCAGGAAGAAGGGCGAAAAATTAAGGATGTGTACATGGAAGTAGGTTTTAAAAATCAATCTCATTTTTCCACGGTATTCAAAAAGCAATATGGCATGGCGCCAACGGAAGTGCATGCCGGTTGGCAGCAACTTGAGCCGCTGCGTAACGAAATTTGA
- a CDS encoding DUF4433 domain-containing protein has product MVLKDVNLYRMTHIDNIPHILQYGITHRKSPNANPNFVAIGDISLINSRDQKQVTVDNGDFLNLEAPSITLGHFIPFYFGVKMPMLYVIQNGGNFVPEPTPPEKIVYMACSAIQIIRQQNMCYFCDGHATDNLTTFYDTTKVNDLAKIVDWDAVKASYWGGQENLNIKRKKQAEFLAADDIAPNLIFGFVCYNDAGKNTLVEYGIKEEQIKIIPTAFY; this is encoded by the coding sequence ATGGTTTTAAAAGACGTTAATCTTTATAGAATGACACATATAGACAATATACCACATATATTGCAGTATGGTATTACCCATAGAAAATCGCCAAATGCCAATCCTAATTTTGTCGCTATTGGTGATATAAGCTTGATAAATAGCCGAGATCAAAAGCAAGTCACTGTAGACAATGGTGATTTTCTCAACTTAGAGGCGCCCTCAATTACTCTCGGCCACTTTATTCCGTTTTATTTTGGTGTTAAAATGCCCATGCTTTACGTTATACAAAATGGAGGAAATTTTGTTCCTGAGCCCACTCCACCAGAAAAAATAGTTTATATGGCTTGTTCAGCTATCCAAATCATAAGACAACAAAATATGTGTTACTTTTGTGACGGTCATGCTACCGACAACCTCACCACATTTTATGACACGACTAAAGTCAACGATCTAGCAAAAATTGTAGACTGGGATGCTGTGAAAGCTTCTTACTGGGGTGGACAGGAAAATCTAAACATAAAGCGAAAGAAACAAGCTGAGTTTTTAGCTGCTGATGACATAGCTCCTAATCTTATCTTTGGATTCGTCTGTTATAATGATGCTGGTAAAAATACGCTGGTAGAATATGGCATCAAAGAGGAACAAATTAAAATAATACCTACTGCATTTTATTAA
- the cysD gene encoding sulfate adenylyltransferase subunit CysD produces MDYLDHLEAEAIYILREVAAQFEHPALLFSGGKDSITLVHLAKKAFRPGKFPFPLVHIDTGHNFPETIAYRDWLIEQTGEKLIVGLVQDSIDQGKVVEQKGKNASRNALQTVTLLETIEKNGFDACIGGARRDEEKARAKERIFSVRDEFGQWDPKRQRPELWNIFNGKIHKGENVRVFPISNWTELDVWNYIKREKIALPSIYFSHERDVVFRNGQWMAAAPFLQIDEEDIVEHKSVRFRTVGDMTCTAAVDSIAVELDDIIAEIKASTVSERGARMDDKVSEAAMEERKKQGYF; encoded by the coding sequence ATGGATTATTTAGATCATTTAGAAGCTGAAGCCATATATATCCTTCGCGAGGTTGCCGCACAGTTTGAACATCCGGCATTGTTGTTCTCGGGAGGAAAGGACTCCATTACCTTGGTGCACTTGGCCAAGAAGGCTTTCCGCCCAGGCAAATTTCCTTTTCCTTTGGTGCATATCGATACGGGGCACAACTTCCCCGAAACCATCGCCTACAGGGACTGGCTGATTGAGCAAACGGGTGAAAAGCTTATCGTGGGCTTGGTACAAGATAGCATAGACCAAGGAAAGGTAGTGGAGCAGAAAGGTAAAAATGCCAGCCGGAACGCACTGCAAACGGTGACTTTATTGGAGACTATCGAAAAAAATGGTTTTGATGCCTGTATCGGTGGTGCAAGACGCGATGAAGAAAAGGCGCGTGCCAAAGAACGTATCTTTTCCGTGCGCGATGAGTTCGGACAGTGGGATCCCAAGCGTCAACGCCCAGAGTTATGGAACATCTTCAACGGCAAGATCCATAAGGGAGAGAACGTGCGCGTATTTCCAATCTCCAACTGGACGGAACTGGATGTATGGAACTATATCAAACGCGAAAAGATTGCCCTTCCGTCGATCTACTTTAGCCACGAGCGTGATGTGGTATTCCGTAACGGACAATGGATGGCAGCCGCACCTTTCCTGCAGATAGATGAGGAAGATATCGTTGAACATAAATCTGTTAGATTCAGAACGGTAGGTGATATGACCTGTACGGCTGCCGTAGATTCTATAGCCGTCGAATTGGATGATATCATTGCGGAGATCAAAGCGTCTACCGTGAGCGAACGTGGCGCTAGAATGGATGATAAGGTCTCGGAAGCAGCCATGGAGGAACGCAAAAAACAGGGATATTTTTAA
- a CDS encoding SymE family type I addiction module toxin: protein MEKRLTKRYIKVYKRAVERGGNSYIYRYYVWCPEIRLQGKWLQECGFQAGQRIQVSMEANKLIISICPDNVDCKRSRK, encoded by the coding sequence ATGGAAAAAAGATTAACAAAGCGTTACATTAAGGTGTATAAAAGGGCAGTAGAGCGGGGAGGCAACAGCTATATATATCGTTATTATGTGTGGTGTCCTGAAATTCGGCTGCAAGGCAAATGGCTACAAGAATGCGGATTCCAAGCGGGCCAGCGTATACAAGTCTCTATGGAAGCTAATAAATTAATCATCAGCATTTGTCCAGACAATGTTGATTGTAAGCGATCGAGAAAATAA
- a CDS encoding sulfate adenylyltransferase subunit 1 translates to MNILKFITAGSVDDGKSTLIGRLLYDTNSILDDQLEAIKKANRKNNDGTVDLAILTDGLKAEREQGITIDVAYKYFQTERRKFIIADAPGHIQYTRNMVTGASNSELIIILIDARKGVIEQTKRHSFLAKLLALKKVLVCVNKMDMVDFDQSVYENIKIDYLALASRLGLENVDFLPVSALKGDNIVHASERMSWYAGASLLDYLETVELEDNKEQPWRFPVQWVVRPQTDELHDYRGYAGRVLGEGLKVGEEVIVLPSGARSSVKAIELAENSLDEAHDGQSVIVHLNDDVDISRGDFIVPSNQPVLAERAFDANICWFDSKALDDSQVYLLQNHSTVTKVKITDVFYKFDVNSQEKLFGEEIKLNDIGKVSLKAAADVVFDKHDDFPENSRAILIDPRSNLTVAALMIEDIA, encoded by the coding sequence ATGAATATACTAAAGTTTATAACAGCAGGTTCGGTGGACGATGGCAAAAGCACGTTGATCGGTCGTTTGCTATATGATACCAATTCCATTCTCGACGACCAGCTGGAGGCTATAAAAAAGGCGAATAGAAAGAACAACGATGGTACCGTGGATTTAGCGATCTTAACGGATGGACTGAAGGCCGAACGGGAGCAGGGCATCACCATTGATGTGGCTTACAAATATTTTCAAACGGAGCGTCGCAAGTTTATTATTGCTGATGCGCCGGGGCATATTCAATATACCCGCAATATGGTGACGGGCGCATCAAACTCGGAATTGATCATTATCCTGATCGACGCCCGTAAAGGTGTGATTGAACAAACCAAGCGCCATTCCTTTTTAGCGAAACTGCTTGCGCTGAAGAAGGTATTGGTATGCGTAAACAAGATGGATATGGTCGACTTTGATCAGTCGGTTTATGAAAATATCAAGATCGACTACCTAGCATTGGCTAGCAGACTGGGCTTGGAAAATGTAGACTTCCTACCGGTTTCAGCCCTAAAAGGCGATAATATTGTCCACGCTTCGGAAAGGATGTCTTGGTATGCGGGAGCATCCTTATTGGATTACCTAGAAACGGTAGAGCTGGAAGACAACAAGGAGCAGCCGTGGCGCTTTCCGGTACAGTGGGTGGTGCGTCCGCAAACCGACGAACTGCATGACTACCGGGGCTATGCCGGCCGCGTGCTGGGAGAGGGGCTCAAAGTGGGCGAGGAGGTCATCGTTTTACCGAGTGGCGCCCGCAGCAGCGTGAAAGCCATTGAATTGGCTGAAAACAGCTTAGATGAAGCCCATGATGGCCAATCGGTTATCGTGCACCTGAACGATGATGTGGATATTTCCAGAGGCGATTTTATCGTGCCGAGCAACCAACCGGTGCTTGCCGAACGTGCTTTCGACGCCAATATTTGCTGGTTTGACAGTAAAGCGCTGGACGACAGCCAAGTGTATTTGTTGCAAAACCACAGCACGGTTACCAAGGTCAAAATCACCGATGTGTTCTACAAATTTGATGTCAATAGCCAAGAAAAACTATTTGGCGAAGAAATCAAGCTAAACGATATCGGCAAAGTAAGCCTGAAAGCAGCCGCTGATGTGGTCTTTGATAAACACGATGATTTCCCTGAAAATTCGCGTGCGATTTTGATTGACCCACGTAGCAATCTAACGGTGGCTGCGCTGATGATTGAGGATATTGCTTAA
- the darG gene encoding type II toxin-antitoxin system antitoxin DNA ADP-ribosyl glycohydrolase DarG has product MIRYVTGNILDSKAQALVNTVNTMGVMGKGVALQFKKAYPNNYKAYEKACKLGKVEVGKMFITKDSNTVSGDKLIINFPTKTSWKKPSEYRYIEDGLDSLIGEIEAREIKSIAIPPLGAGNGGLNWEKVKNLIEEKLQRSGADIYVYEPTLHIQEQLKKERVKLTDARALLLYVLYDLVKNGEYVSEFSAEKICYFLQKFGARKYFKLTFEPNFYGPYSGKVRFVLNAINGSYLMGYSDMDKKPFEPLTLVSDAYEDVKNHVESNTELVAIANKTIIFLRGFYSDFALELLSSMDYIATKEKTLDRQVISNGLEKWNNRKRSLFSNPKYFEVSLRHLEKNLSQTMS; this is encoded by the coding sequence ATGATACGATACGTTACCGGGAATATATTGGATAGTAAAGCGCAGGCATTAGTTAACACCGTAAATACAATGGGCGTAATGGGCAAGGGTGTTGCTTTACAATTTAAAAAGGCGTATCCCAATAACTACAAAGCTTACGAAAAAGCTTGCAAGTTGGGTAAAGTCGAGGTTGGGAAAATGTTCATAACAAAAGACTCCAATACTGTTTCAGGAGATAAATTAATTATAAATTTCCCAACAAAAACAAGTTGGAAAAAACCTTCTGAGTATAGATATATAGAAGACGGTTTGGATAGTCTTATTGGTGAAATAGAAGCAAGGGAAATAAAAAGCATTGCAATACCACCTTTAGGAGCAGGAAATGGAGGTCTAAACTGGGAAAAGGTGAAAAATCTTATAGAAGAAAAACTACAACGCTCAGGAGCAGATATCTATGTTTATGAACCTACGTTGCACATACAAGAGCAATTAAAAAAGGAAAGGGTAAAACTTACCGATGCCCGTGCATTACTACTTTATGTCTTATATGATTTAGTAAAGAATGGTGAATATGTGTCCGAATTTTCCGCCGAAAAAATATGCTATTTTCTACAAAAATTTGGTGCAAGGAAATATTTTAAATTAACATTTGAACCTAATTTTTATGGACCATACTCGGGCAAAGTACGGTTCGTTTTAAATGCTATTAATGGAAGCTACTTGATGGGATATAGTGATATGGATAAAAAACCATTTGAACCACTAACCTTAGTTTCAGATGCTTATGAAGATGTTAAAAACCACGTGGAAAGCAATACTGAGCTTGTTGCTATCGCCAATAAAACAATCATCTTTTTAAGAGGCTTTTATTCAGATTTTGCTTTAGAGCTGTTGTCATCCATGGATTATATAGCCACCAAAGAAAAGACCTTAGATAGGCAAGTCATTTCGAATGGATTGGAAAAATGGAACAATAGAAAACGAAGTCTATTCTCCAATCCGAAATATTTTGAAGTATCTTTAAGACATCTCGAAAAGAATCTAAGTCAAACCATGTCTTAA
- a CDS encoding NAD(P)-dependent alcohol dehydrogenase, which produces MSTFSVKAFGATSADADLALMQIERRAVSAKDVEIGILYCGVCHSDLHTARNEWHNTIYPNVPGHEIVGRVVNIGSETTKFKVGDLAAVGCMVDSCRVCDSCKEGLEQYCAEGNIGTYNSNDVHLGQQTFGGYAQRIVVDEDFVLHVPENLDAAAAAPLLCAGITTYSPLRHWNVGPGKKVGIVGIGGLGHMGVKLAKAMGAHVVVITTSSAKVADAKRLGADEIILSTDGEQMRESAGSLDFILDCVSASHDINAYLGLLKRDGSLTLVGAPEHPLPVAAFSLIPGRKSFSGSMIGGIQETQEMLDFCGKHNITSDIELIKMQDINKAYDRLLQGDVKYRFVIDMASLSSED; this is translated from the coding sequence ATGAGTACATTTTCAGTTAAAGCGTTTGGAGCAACATCCGCAGACGCCGATTTGGCATTGATGCAGATTGAACGCAGAGCTGTTTCGGCAAAAGATGTCGAAATAGGAATTTTATATTGTGGGGTTTGCCATTCTGATTTACACACCGCACGTAACGAATGGCACAACACCATATACCCCAATGTTCCCGGCCATGAAATCGTTGGACGCGTGGTCAACATAGGTAGCGAAACTACAAAATTTAAGGTTGGTGATTTGGCAGCCGTGGGCTGTATGGTAGACAGCTGCCGCGTGTGCGATAGCTGCAAGGAAGGCCTCGAGCAATACTGTGCGGAGGGTAATATTGGCACCTACAATTCCAACGACGTACATTTGGGACAGCAGACTTTCGGTGGATATGCACAGCGGATTGTGGTTGACGAGGACTTTGTGCTACATGTTCCCGAGAACCTTGATGCTGCAGCTGCAGCGCCACTGCTCTGTGCAGGAATCACCACCTACTCGCCCCTGCGGCATTGGAATGTCGGCCCGGGCAAGAAGGTAGGGATCGTCGGTATTGGCGGCCTCGGGCATATGGGCGTTAAATTGGCAAAGGCAATGGGTGCACATGTGGTGGTTATCACCACTTCATCTGCGAAGGTTGCCGATGCAAAACGACTTGGAGCCGATGAGATCATCTTGTCTACCGATGGCGAGCAGATGCGCGAAAGTGCAGGCTCATTAGATTTTATTTTGGATTGTGTATCCGCATCGCACGATATCAATGCATACCTTGGGCTCTTGAAGCGCGATGGATCGCTTACCTTGGTTGGTGCGCCGGAGCATCCACTGCCTGTAGCTGCCTTCAGCTTGATTCCAGGCAGGAAGAGTTTCTCGGGCTCGATGATTGGTGGCATTCAGGAGACGCAGGAAATGCTCGATTTCTGTGGGAAGCATAATATCACGTCGGATATCGAACTGATCAAGATGCAGGATATAAACAAGGCTTATGATCGCTTGCTTCAAGGTGACGTAAAATACCGTTTCGTGATCGATATGGCCTCGCTAAGCAGCGAAGATTAA
- a CDS encoding helix-turn-helix domain-containing protein has product MTHTTKNPKIHQGRNVKRFRDMLGIKQDSLAFDLDMSQQTISLLEQKEIIDSPLLQQIAAVLKIPVEAIQNFDEEQAVNIISNTFDNGSILNAINHNPTFHPIEKLIQLHEEKIALYERMLKEKDEMMARLEQLIERK; this is encoded by the coding sequence ATGACACATACCACCAAAAATCCAAAGATTCACCAAGGTCGTAACGTAAAACGTTTTCGCGATATGCTTGGTATCAAACAAGACTCCTTGGCTTTTGATCTTGATATGAGCCAACAGACCATATCCTTGTTAGAGCAAAAAGAAATAATTGATTCTCCCCTTTTGCAACAGATTGCCGCTGTCTTAAAAATACCTGTGGAGGCTATCCAAAATTTTGATGAGGAACAGGCCGTGAATATTATCTCTAATACGTTTGATAACGGTTCAATATTGAATGCTATTAACCATAATCCGACCTTCCACCCTATTGAAAAATTAATACAGTTGCATGAGGAAAAGATTGCATTGTATGAACGTATGTTAAAAGAAAAGGATGAAATGATGGCGAGGCTGGAACAGTTGATTGAGAGAAAGTGA
- the gdhA gene encoding NADP-specific glutamate dehydrogenase, protein MSLNFKSFIKLAGERNPNEPEFIQAVAEVTEDLIPYINEHHPEWNKLKILERIIEPERIISFSVNWLDDNNEVQINRGYRVQMNSAIGPYKGGLRFSPTVNLSILKFLAFEQVFKNSLTGIPLGGGKGGSDFDPKGKSDSEIMRFCQSFMTALYRHIGSETDVPAGDIGVGEREIGFLFGQYKRLQNNFTGVLTGKGKFWGGSNIRPEATGYGLLYFVSNILNLQGESLKGKRIAISGAGNVAFYAAEKAIELGATVITLSNSTGTLNDPEGFDAQKLSSIKGLGRDLSKYCETYSAASFHADKNPWHFPCDIALPCATQNELNEEDAKRLIENGCIGVAEGANMPSTAEAVQQFHTHKIFFAPGKAANAGGVAVSGLEMSQNRMGEQWESDRVDDKLKQIMENIHQTCVRYGKDNDGYINYLRGANIGGFVKVAAAMKSQGVV, encoded by the coding sequence ATGTCCCTTAACTTTAAAAGCTTTATCAAACTTGCGGGTGAGCGAAATCCGAACGAGCCCGAATTTATTCAAGCCGTAGCCGAAGTCACGGAAGATTTAATCCCCTACATCAACGAACATCACCCCGAATGGAACAAGCTCAAGATACTGGAACGTATCATTGAGCCAGAACGCATTATTTCGTTTAGCGTTAATTGGTTAGATGACAATAATGAAGTGCAGATCAATCGTGGATACAGGGTGCAAATGAATAGCGCGATTGGCCCTTATAAAGGCGGACTTCGTTTTTCGCCAACGGTCAATCTAAGTATATTAAAATTTTTGGCCTTCGAACAGGTATTTAAAAATAGCCTTACCGGCATCCCGCTTGGCGGCGGTAAAGGCGGATCTGATTTCGATCCGAAAGGAAAATCGGATAGCGAGATTATGCGCTTTTGCCAAAGCTTTATGACAGCACTATATCGTCATATTGGCTCAGAAACCGATGTGCCCGCGGGCGACATTGGCGTGGGCGAGCGCGAAATAGGCTTTTTATTCGGGCAATACAAGCGTCTACAAAATAACTTCACAGGCGTACTAACGGGGAAAGGAAAATTTTGGGGAGGATCCAATATACGTCCCGAAGCAACGGGCTATGGCCTACTCTATTTCGTTAGTAACATCTTAAACCTGCAGGGGGAATCACTGAAAGGAAAACGAATTGCCATATCAGGAGCAGGTAATGTGGCCTTCTACGCAGCGGAAAAAGCCATAGAACTAGGCGCTACCGTGATCACGCTATCCAACAGCACGGGTACGCTAAACGACCCTGAAGGATTTGATGCGCAAAAACTATCCAGCATTAAGGGTCTTGGACGAGATCTATCCAAATATTGCGAAACCTATAGTGCAGCCAGCTTCCATGCCGATAAAAATCCTTGGCATTTCCCTTGTGATATCGCATTGCCCTGCGCTACGCAGAATGAGTTGAACGAAGAGGATGCAAAGCGTCTCATAGAAAATGGTTGCATCGGCGTGGCCGAGGGTGCCAATATGCCTTCAACGGCAGAGGCTGTACAGCAGTTTCATACGCATAAGATTTTCTTTGCACCAGGAAAGGCAGCTAACGCCGGCGGTGTTGCCGTGTCGGGATTGGAGATGTCGCAAAATAGAATGGGCGAACAATGGGAATCTGATCGAGTTGATGATAAGCTAAAGCAGATTATGGAAAATATACATCAAACCTGTGTGCGTTATGGAAAAGACAACGATGGTTATATTAATTACCTTCGCGGAGCGAATATTGGTGGTTTTGTTAAAGTCGCCGCTGCGATGAAATCGCAGGGCGTAGTTTAG
- a CDS encoding pyridoxal phosphate-dependent aminotransferase gives MHTNRRDLLKKLGLGVIGLSLPALKLKALPSFSETLISPQDQRLPVVLRSNENPYGPSPAARKAIADNLAASNRYHWDVTAQLLADLAEKHQVQPDNILLGAGCTEILDLVAKHVALQQGSYVIADPSYDYWTTTLDHLGSTKIKVPLNNDRKIDLAAMRKAIRPDTKLVYICNPNNPTSTCCDHEELLHFVEEVSKETLVLIDEAYLEFTKEKSLVELVGKTANIIVAKTFSKIYGLAGARVGYALAEKGMIEQLSKLQSLPNNNVSILSKLAAMASLKDDGFVAECYQLNERVRQYSMLELKKLGCRCIPSQTNFIYFSLANFKKDYFRTLQENNIQGTRIYEEQGAWTRITVGTQTEMQRFIAALQ, from the coding sequence ATGCATACCAATAGAAGAGATTTACTTAAAAAGCTGGGCCTCGGCGTAATCGGCCTTAGTCTTCCGGCACTAAAATTAAAGGCACTTCCCTCCTTTTCGGAAACGCTGATCAGCCCGCAAGACCAAAGACTGCCAGTCGTGCTGCGATCCAACGAAAATCCCTATGGCCCTTCCCCTGCCGCACGAAAGGCTATCGCCGATAATCTAGCGGCAAGCAATCGCTATCATTGGGACGTCACGGCACAGCTACTTGCCGATTTGGCGGAAAAGCACCAGGTGCAGCCCGACAATATATTATTGGGTGCCGGTTGCACAGAAATACTGGATTTGGTGGCTAAGCATGTGGCCTTGCAGCAAGGAAGCTATGTGATTGCAGATCCGAGTTACGACTACTGGACGACAACGCTAGACCATTTGGGAAGCACCAAGATTAAAGTGCCCCTCAACAACGATAGGAAAATAGATCTCGCCGCCATGCGTAAAGCTATCCGGCCTGACACCAAGCTGGTTTATATCTGCAACCCCAATAACCCAACGAGCACCTGTTGTGATCATGAGGAACTTCTGCATTTCGTTGAGGAGGTATCTAAAGAAACGCTCGTATTGATCGATGAAGCCTATTTGGAATTCACGAAGGAGAAATCACTGGTCGAACTTGTCGGAAAAACAGCAAATATAATCGTCGCCAAAACATTCTCCAAGATCTACGGGTTAGCCGGAGCCCGAGTGGGTTATGCGCTTGCCGAAAAAGGAATGATTGAGCAGCTGAGCAAGCTACAGTCGCTTCCCAACAACAATGTCAGCATCTTGTCCAAGTTGGCGGCCATGGCCTCCTTAAAAGATGATGGCTTTGTGGCGGAATGCTACCAATTGAATGAGCGGGTGCGCCAATACAGCATGTTAGAGTTGAAGAAATTGGGCTGTAGATGTATCCCCTCGCAGACGAACTTCATCTATTTCTCGTTAGCGAACTTTAAAAAAGATTATTTCCGTACACTTCAAGAAAACAATATCCAAGGAACGCGAATTTATGAAGAACAGGGCGCTTGGACCAGGATCACCGTCGGAACACAAACCGAAATGCAGCGCTTTATCGCTGCTCTACAATGA
- a CDS encoding S41 family peptidase, translating to MKKISLLLALICCLASTLKAQPSNSLTLSEKFYGLSSFWSEANYNFVYMYKVDQVAWHAAYKQAIANIQTAPDDYAYYRELQKLCALLKDGHTQVYMPDSLQNLVMTTHFGPYRLFLSHINGKVYVTNVNKSKENEIPLGSEIVKVNGLATADYRDRYVASYISSSTAQDLVVRASYNLLSGLAGAQYDLEIKTPSGQSKQFHLSHSNTKELELSSMGTPHAGVFEFKWLPDSTAYVALRSFNDATVVEEFEAALPKLSTAKRVVVDIRNNGGGSSKHAANIAKYFVQGDSIYGARNYSREIIPTERAIGSFLSAQDTVDGKAQWGLSKQEATTLVKAYSGAKFHTLPYSPMAIQTRVKLRQPTAVLTNVHTASAAEDFLIYLYAQAHVVRVGDFTNGSTGQPLQLSLPGNGSAWICTKKVTLPSGEEFVGYGIKPHKHAPQQLEDVLHPNISDTQLEAALQYLAEKEI from the coding sequence GTGAAAAAAATCTCCTTACTGCTCGCACTGATTTGCTGTTTAGCTTCGACGTTGAAAGCCCAGCCATCGAATAGCCTAACCTTAAGCGAAAAATTCTATGGCTTATCCAGTTTTTGGAGCGAAGCGAATTACAATTTTGTCTACATGTACAAGGTAGATCAAGTAGCTTGGCATGCCGCCTACAAGCAGGCCATTGCAAACATACAGACGGCGCCCGATGATTATGCCTACTACCGAGAGCTGCAGAAACTATGCGCCCTGCTTAAGGACGGACACACGCAAGTGTACATGCCCGACAGCTTGCAAAATTTGGTCATGACTACACATTTCGGGCCATACCGCCTGTTTTTAAGTCATATCAACGGAAAGGTATACGTGACCAATGTAAATAAAAGTAAGGAAAATGAGATTCCCTTAGGCAGCGAAATCGTCAAAGTGAACGGTTTAGCTACGGCGGACTATCGCGACAGGTATGTGGCATCCTATATCTCGTCGTCGACAGCACAGGATCTTGTCGTTAGGGCGAGTTACAACCTACTTTCCGGATTGGCCGGAGCGCAATACGATTTGGAGATAAAAACGCCTTCCGGGCAGTCGAAGCAGTTCCACCTTAGCCATAGCAATACCAAAGAGTTGGAACTGAGCAGCATGGGAACACCGCATGCGGGCGTATTTGAATTTAAATGGCTCCCTGATAGCACCGCCTACGTGGCGCTACGTAGCTTCAACGACGCTACCGTGGTTGAGGAGTTTGAAGCGGCGCTGCCCAAATTAAGCACCGCAAAGCGAGTGGTCGTCGATATCCGCAACAATGGCGGTGGCAGCAGCAAACATGCCGCAAACATCGCCAAGTATTTCGTGCAGGGCGACAGCATCTATGGTGCGCGAAACTATAGCCGTGAAATTATCCCGACGGAGCGCGCCATCGGCTCCTTTCTGAGCGCCCAAGATACCGTTGACGGCAAAGCGCAATGGGGGCTTTCCAAGCAGGAAGCCACGACCTTGGTTAAGGCTTATTCGGGCGCGAAATTTCATACCTTACCCTATTCCCCAATGGCTATCCAAACGCGTGTTAAGCTGCGTCAACCCACGGCGGTGCTTACCAACGTGCATACAGCGTCGGCCGCTGAAGATTTTTTGATCTACCTCTATGCACAAGCTCATGTGGTGCGCGTGGGCGACTTTACCAACGGCAGCACGGGACAGCCCCTGCAGTTAAGTTTGCCGGGCAACGGCAGTGCCTGGATATGCACCAAAAAAGTAACCTTGCCCAGCGGCGAGGAATTTGTAGGCTATGGCATAAAGCCACACAAACATGCGCCACAGCAACTCGAGGACGTGCTGCATCCAAACATATCGGATACCCAGCTCGAAGCTGCTTTGCAGTACTTGGCTGAAAAAGAGATATAG